Proteins from one Fragaria vesca subsp. vesca linkage group LG6, FraVesHawaii_1.0, whole genome shotgun sequence genomic window:
- the LOC101306445 gene encoding protein MEI2-like 2-like: MEKHLEDTKMGRSEGAFKIPSVNVPRKLENTAWGIFRTAEAYHASSDTSLFSSSLPVLPHEKLNFTDSGHLRQSVDDSLPNLIKVEQDIEFKDPLENAESNSFRITLPDDEDELLAGLTDDFDLSRLPSHLEEMEDYDLFGSGGGMELDFESQDNLGISLSKLSISDGVSPNGIGHYALPNGAGTVAGEHPYGEHPSRTLFVRNINSNVEDSELRSLFEQYGDIRTLYTACKHRGFVMISYYDIRSARTAMRTLQNKPLRRRKLDIHFSIPKDNPSEKDINQGTLVVFNLDASVSNDDLRQIFGAYGEVKEIRETPHKRHHKFIEFYDVRAAEAALRALNRSDIAGKRIKLEPSRPGGARRNLMQQLSQELDQDETRSFRHQVGSPMTNSPPGTWAQIGSPIEHNQFGFSKSPGVGSLSPVDSNHLPGLASLLPTHVPNSPKIAPIGKDQGRLNHTSQIFSNSTSTPGATYQHSHSFPEQKLSTSPGPISYGESNSNSSGIGTLSGPQFLWGSPTPYSEPKSSAWPTSSVGRPFSSGGQGQGFPFTSRQSSFLSSHNHHVGSAPSGVPLDRHFGYFPESPETSLMNPVFGGMGLSRNNGNYMMNMGGRANLNAGVGLPGNISDNGSPSFRMMSMPKHSPVYLGNGSYTGPATTISELFADRGRSRRVENSGPQVDSKKQYQLDLDKILRGEDSRTTLMIKNIPNKYTSKMLLAAIDENHQGTYDFLYLPIDFKNKCNVGYAFINMVSPSHIVAFYEAFNGKKWEKFNSEKVASLAYARIQGKAALVTHFQNSSLMNEDKRCRPILFHSEGQETGDEETYLSRNLNICIRQPDGSYVGDSLDSPKGNLDENPDNE; this comes from the exons ATGGAGAAACATCTGGAAGATACTAAAATGGGTCGTTCTGAAG GGGCCTTTAAGATTCCATCGGTCAATGTTCCTAGAAAATTAGAGAATACTGCATGGGGAATCTTTCGTACAGCTGAGGCTTATCATGCATCAAGTGATACTAGCTTGTTTTCAAGCTCATTGCCGGTCCTTCCACATGAAAAGT TGAATTTTACTGATTCGGGGCACTTGCGTCAGTCTGTTGATGATAGCTTGCCCAATCTAATTAAAGTTGAACAAGACATTGAGTTTAAAGATCCACTTGAAAATGCTGAATCAAATTCGTTCAGAATTACACTTCCTGATGATGAAGATGAGCTGTTAGCCGGCTTAACAGATGATTTTGATCTAAGTCGGTTGCCTAGTCATCTGGAGGAGATGGAAGACTATGATCTCTTTGGCAGTGGCGGCGGAATGGAATTGGATTTTGAATCGCAAGATAACCTTGGTATCAGTTTGTCAAAGCTAAGCATATCTGATGGGGTTAGTCCAAATGGTATTGGTCATTATGCTCTTCCAAATGGAGCGGGAACTGTGGCCGGAGAACATCCTTATGGGGAGCATCCGTCAAGAACCTTGTTCGTCAGAAATATCAATAGTAATGTTGAGGACTCCGAATTGAGATCTCTATTTGAG CAATATGGAGATATCAGAACTTTATATACTGCCTGCAAGCACAGGGGATTTGTGATGATTTCATACTATGATATTCGATCTGCTCGCACTGCAATGCGTACATTACAGAACAAGCCCTTGAGACGAAGAAAACTTGACATTCATTTTTCAATTCCCAAG GATAACCCTTCAGAAAAGGATATCAACCAAGGAACTCTTGTAGTTTTCAATTTGGATGCATCAGTGTCAAATGATGACCTTCGACAGATATTTGGGGCTTATGGAGAAGTCAAGGAG ATCCGAGAAACACCACACAAGAGACACCATAAATTCATAGAGTTTTATGATGTTAGAGCTGCGGAGGCAGCTTTAAGAGCACTAAATAGGAGTGACATAGCTGGGAAACGTATAAAGCTTGAACCCAGCCGCCCTGGTGGAGCTCGAAGAAA CTTGATGCAGCAACTAAGTCAAGAGCTTGACCAAGATGAAACTCGTAGTTTCCGACATCAAGTGGGTTCACCGATGACCAACTCTCCTCCAG GTACCTGGGCACAAATTGGAAGCCCCATTGAACATAATCAGTTTGGTTTTAGCAAGTCCCCTGGTGTGGGAAGCCTGAGTCCTGTTGACAGCAACCATTTACCTGGGTTAGCTTCACTTCTTCCGACTCATGTTCCTAACTCCCCAAAGATTGCACCTATTGGTAAAGACCAAGGAAGGTTGAACCATACAAGTCAGATATTTAGTAACTCCACTTCAACGCCAGGAGCAACATATCAGCATTCTCATTCCTTTCCTGAGCAGAAGTTAAGCACTAGTCCAGGTCCTATCTCATATGGCGAGTCGAATTCAAATTCATCAGGTATTGGAACGTTGTCAGGTCCTCAGTTTCTCTGGGGAAGCCCAACTCCTTATTCCGAGCCCAAGTCTTCTGCCTGGCCAACATCATCTGTGGGACGTCCCTTTTCTTCTGGTGGACAGGGACAAGGTTTTCCATTCACTAGCAGGCAAAGCTCTTTCCTCAGTTCACATAACCATCATGTGGGATCTGCTCCATCTGGTGTTCCTCTGGATAGGCATTTTGGCTACTTCCCTGAATCACCTGAAACATCCCTCATGAATCCAGTGTTTGGGGGCATGGGTTTAAGCCGCAACAATGGTAATTACATGATGAACATGGGAGGTCGTGCAAATTTGAATGCTGGTGTCGGTCTTCCTGGAAACATTAGTGATAATGGCTCTCCTAGTTTTAGAATGATGTCGATGCCAAAGCATAGTCCTGTGTACCTTGGGAATGGTTCTTACACTGGACCTGCAACAACCATCAGTGAGCTATTTGCCGATCGTGGTAGGAGTCGGCGGGTTGAGAATAGTGGGCCTCAAGTTGATAGCAAAAAGCAGTATCAACTTGATTTAGACAAAATTCTCCGCGGGGAAGACAGTAGAACTACTTTAATGATCAAAAACATCCCAAATAA GTACACTTCTAAAATGCTGCTGGCTGCTATTGATGAAAATCACCAGGGTACATACGATTTTCTGTACTTGCCAATCGACTTTAAG AATAAGTGCAATGTGGGTTATGCCTTCATCAATATGGTGTCTCCTTCCCACATTGTTGCCTTTTATGAG GCATTTAATGGCAAGAAGTGGGAGAAGTTTAACAGTGAAAAGGTTGCTTCGCTGGCTTATGCACGTATCCAGGGTAAAGCTGCCCTTGTGACTCATTTTCAGAATTCAAGCCTCATGAATGAGGACAAGCGTTGCCGGCCTATCCTCTTCCACTCAGAGGGCCAAGAGACTGGTGACGAG GAAACATACCTCTCCAGAAATCTGAACATATGCATACGGCAGCCAGATGGCTCTTATGTGGGTGACTCATTGGACAGTCCAAAGGGGAATCTGGATGAGAATCCAGATAACGAATAA
- the LOC101306736 gene encoding ribose-phosphate pyrophosphokinase 4-like — protein MAMDKSPKKQVYLFYCAECEDLARQVASQSDLITLQTIKWRNFDDGFPNIFINNAQDLRGQHVAFLASFSSQGVIFEQLSVIYALPKLFVASFSLVLPFFPTGSFERMEEEGDVATAFTMARMLSNIPISKGGPTSLVIYDIHALQERFYFGDHVLPLFETGIPLLKERLHQLPDSDKIVVAFPDDGAWKRFHKQLDHFPMVVCNKVREGDKRIVRIKEGNPAGFHVVIVDDLVQSGGTLIECQKVLAAHGAAKVSAYVTHGVFPKRSWERFTHKNGELENPFAYFWITDSCPLTVTAVKNKAPFEILSLAGSIADALQ, from the exons ATGGCTATGGACAAGTCACCGAAGAAGCAAGTCTACTTGTTCTACTGCGCCGAATGCGAAGACCTTGCTCGGCAGGTCGCTTCTCAGTCGGACCTCATTACTCTCCAGACCATCAAATGGAG GAACTTTGACGATGGGTTTCCAAACATTTTCATCAACAATGCACAAGACCTTCGAGGCCAACATGTTGCCTTTCTTGCGTCCTTCAGCTCCCAAGGTGTTATCTTTGAGCAGCTGTCTGTAATATATGCACTCCCCAAGCTGTTTGTTGCATCCTTCTCTTTAGTGTTGCCTTTCTTCCCAACTGGTTCCTTTGAACGAATGGAAGAAGAAGGGGATGTTGCAACTGCATTTACCATGGCGAGAATGTTGTCAAACATTCCCATATCAAAAGGTGGCCCAACCAGTTTAGTCATTTATGACATACATGCTTTGCAG GAGAGATTTTACTTTGGGGATCATGTTTTGCCTTTGTTTGAGACTGGAATCCCTTTGTTAAAGGAACGCCTCCACCAGCTTCCTGACTCTGATAAG ATAGTTGTTGCATTTCCTGATGATGGAGCTTGGAAGCGATTCCACAAGCAGTTGGATCATTTTCCCATG GTTGTGTGTAACAAGGTTCGTGAAGGCGATAAGAGGATAGTTCGAATCAAAGAGGGAAATCCTGCAGGGTTTCATGTAGTCATTGTTGATGACCTGGTGCAATCTGGAGGCACCTTAATTGAGTGCCAG AAAGTTTTGGCAGCTCATGGTGCAGCCAAGGTTAGTGCTTATGTCACCCATGGAGTTTTTCCTAAGCGCTCATGGGAGCGTTTCACTCACAAGAATG GAGAGTTGGAGAATCCGTTTGCCTATTTTTGGATCACAGATTCCTGCCCGCTTACTGTCACAGCCGTTAAAAATAAAGCACCCTTTGAGATCTTAAGTCTAGCAGGATCCATTGCTGATGCTCTACAATAG